A stretch of the Corylus avellana chromosome ca6, CavTom2PMs-1.0 genome encodes the following:
- the LOC132185730 gene encoding peroxidase 12-like, which translates to MAGFASSFGCLLLISSVLLASYRCASEVELDYSSLPIVKGLSWSFYDSSCPKLESVVRKELKKIFKKDIGQAAGLLRLHFHDCFVQGCDASVLLDGSTSGPSEQDAPPNLSLRATAFEIIDDLRERVHKQCGQVVSCADITAIAARDSVFLSGGPDYNLPLGRKDGLTFATREVTLANLPAPSSNASVILDSLATKKLDATDVVALSGGHTIGIGHCAAFIERLYPTQDPTMDKTFAKDLKKDVCPTENSNGSTVLDIRSPNKFDNKYYVDLMNRQGLFTSDQDLYTDKRTKDIVTSFAVDEDLFFEQFAKSMIKMGQLSVLTGKKGEIRANCSVRNSDNIKLKSVVEDEEEGGSSEL; encoded by the exons ATGGCTGGTTTTGCTTCTTCATTTGGTTGTTTGCTTTTGATTTCTTCGGTTCTGCTGGCTTCCTACCGTTGTGCGTCGGAGGTGGAACTAGACTATTCGTCACTTCCTATAGTGAAGGGACTCTCATGGTCATTTTACGACTCTAGCTGTCCTAAGCTTGAATCCGTCGTCAGAAAAGAGCTCAAGAAGATCTTCAAGAAAGACATTGGCCAAGCCGCTGGCTTGCTGCGTCTCCATTTCCATGACTGCTTTGTTCAg GGATGTGATGCTTCGGTGTTGCTGGATGGATCAACCAGTGGTCCAAGTGAGCAGGACGCGCCTCCGAACTTGAGCTTGAGAGCAACGGCATTTGAGATCATCGACGACCTTCGTGAGCGTGTCCACAAACAGTGCGGACAGGTCGTCTCTTGCGCTGACATCACCGCTATCGCTGCACGTGACTCTGTTTTCCTG TCAGGAGGTCCCGACTACAATCTGCCATTGGGAAGGAAGGATGGACTAACCTTCGCTACAAGGGAGGTGACGTTAGCGAATCTTCCGGCACCCTCAAGCAACGCCAGTGTCATTCTCGACTCTTTGGCCACCAAAAAGTTGGATGCCACCGACGTGGTAGCCCTCTCCGGTGGCCACACCATCGGCATTGGCCACTGCGCCGCTTTTATTGAGCGGCTCTACCCAACTCAAGACCCTACCATGGACAAAACGTTCGCCAAAGACCTCAAAAAAGATGTTTGTCCCACGGAAAATTCCAACGGCAGCACCGTGCTGGATATCCGGTCGCCCAACAAGTTCGATAACAAGtactatgttgacctcatgAATCGCCAGGGCTTGTTCACCTCCGACCAAGACTTGTACACCGATAAAAGGACAAAGGACATTGTCACTAGCTTTGCTGTCGACGAGGATCTCTTCTTCGAGCAATTTGCCAAGTCGATGATTAAAATGGGGCAATTGAGCGTGCTGACGGGCAAGAAAGGGGAAATTCGTGCCAATTGCTCTGTGAGGAATTCTGATAATATCAAGTTGAAATCTGTGGTGGAAGACGAGGAGGAAGGTGGTTCTTCTGAGTTGTAA
- the LOC132184431 gene encoding peroxidase 12-like: MAGFVSFPCVLLISSLLLASYACASEVELDYSSLPIETGLSWDFYDSSCPKLESIIRTELKKIFEKDIGQAAGLLRVHFHDCFVKGCDSTVLLDGSAEKNAEPNKFLRATAFEIIDDLRELVHKECGRVVSCSDITALAARDSVFLSKGPDYNVPLGRRDGLSSATEEETLENLPSPDNKTGILIDALALKNLDATDLVALSGAHTIGLAHCSAFCNRLYPTQDPTMDDSFAADLKKVCPTEDCPPTDSNTTTVEDILTPDEFDNAYYVNLVNRQGLFTSDQDLYTDSRTKDIVTSFAVNKDLFFEQFAKSMIKMGQLSVLTGNDGEIRANCSVINSDNVELIKTVVEEDEDAAEF, encoded by the exons ATGGctggttttgtttcttttccttgtgTGCTTTTGATTTCCTCTCTTCTGCTGGCTTCCTACGCTTGTGCGTCGGAGGTGGAACTAGACTATTCGTCTCTTCCTATAGAGACGGGACTCTCATGGGATTTCTACGACTCTAGCTGTCCTAAGCTTGAATCCATCATCAGAACAGAGCTCAAGAAGATCTTCGAGAAAGACATTGGCCAAGCTGCCGGCTTGCTGCGTGTCCATTTCCATGACTGCTTTGTTAAG GGATGTGATTCGACGGTGTTGCTGGATGGATCAGCTGAGAAGAACGCGGAGCCGAACAAGTTCTTGAGAGCAACGGCATTTGAGATCATCGACGACCTTCGTGAGCTTGTCCACAAGGAGTGCGGTCGGGTTGTGTCTTGCTCTGACATCACTGCTCTCGCTGCGCGTGACTCTGTTTTCCTG TCAAAAGGTCCCGACTACAATGTGCCACTAGGAAGGAGAGATGGACTATCCTCCGCTACAGAGGAGGAAACGCTGGAGAATCTTCCCTCGCCTGATAACAAAACCGGAATCCTTATCGACGCTTTGGCCCTCAAAAATTTGGACGCCACCGATTTGGTAGCCCTCTCCGGCGCCCACACAATTGGGTTGGCCCACTGTTCCGCTTTTTGTAACCGCCTCTACCCAACTCAAGACCCTACCATGGACGACTCTTTTGCCGCAGACCTCAAAAAGGTTTGTCCCACCGAAGATTGTCCCCCCACAGATTCCAACACCACCACCGTGGAGGATATCCTGACGCCCGACGAGTTCGATAACGCGTACTACGTTAACCTCGTGAATCGGCAGGGGTTGTTCACGTCCGACCAAGACTTGTACACCGATAGCAGGACAAAGGACATTGTCACTAGCTTTGCTGTCAACAAGGATCTCTTCTTCGAGCAGTTTGCCAAGTCGATGATTAAAATGGGGCAATTGAGCGTGTTGACGGGAAATGATGGGGAGATTCGTGCCAATTGCTCGGTGATTAATTCTGATAATGTCGAGCTGATCAAAACTGTGGTGGAAGAAGATGAGGACGCTGCTGAGTTTTAG
- the LOC132184433 gene encoding peroxidase 12-like has product MAGFASFSCVLLISSVLLASYACASEVELDYASIPIETGLSWDFHDSSCPKLESIIRKELKKIFKKDIGQAAGLLRVHFHDCFVQGCDSSVLLDGSASRPSEQDAPPNVFLRAKAFEIIDDLRELVHKKCGRVVSCSDITALAARDSVFLSGGPDYEVPLGRRDGLSFATQEATLQNLPSPQNNTAILIDALALKNLDATDLVALSGGHTIGLAHCSAFIERLYPTQDPTMDKSFAADLKKDVCPTTDSNNTTVEDIRTPDKFDNKYYVNLVNRQGLFTSDQDLYTDSRTKDIVTSFAVNEHLFFEQFAKSMIKMGQLTVLTGNAGEIRANCSVRNADNVKLIKTVVEEEEAAEL; this is encoded by the exons ATGGCTGGTTTTGCTTCTTTCTCTTGTGTGCTTTTGATTTCTTCAGTTCTGCTGGCTTCCTACGCTTGTGCGTCGGAGGTGGAACTAGACTATGCGTCTATTCCTATAGAGACGGGACTCTCATGGGATTTCCACGACTCTAGCTGTCCTAAGCTTGAATCCATCATCAGAAAAGAGCTCAAGAAGATCTTCAAGAAAGACATTGGCCAAGCCGCCGGCTTGCTGCGTGTCCATTTCCATGACTGCTTTGTTCAG GGATGTGATTCGTCGGTGTTGCTGGATGGATCAGCCAGTCGTCCAAGTGAGCAGGACGCGCCTCCGAACGTGTTCTTGAGAGCAAAGGCATTTGAGATCATCGACGACCTTCGTGAGCTTGTCCACAAGAAGTGCGGTCGGGTTGTATCTTGCTCTGACATCACTGCCCTTGCTGCGCGTGACTCTGTTTTCCTG TCAGGAGGTCCCGACTACGAGGTGCCACTAGGAAGGAGAGATGGGCTATCCTTCGCTACACAGGAGGCAACGCTGCAGAATCTTCCCTCGCCTCAAAACAACACCGCAATCCTTATCGACGCTTTGGCCCTCAAAAATTTGGACGCCACCGATTTGGTAGCCCTCTCCGGCGGCCACACAATTGGGCTGGCCCACTGTTCCGCTTTTATTGAGCGGCTCTACCCAACTCAAGACCCTACCATGGACAAATCTTTTGCCGCAGACCTCAAAAAGGATGTTTGTCCCACCACAGATTCCAACAACACCACCGTGGAGGATATCCGGACGCCCGACAAGTTCGATAACAAGTACTACGTTAACCTCGTGAATCGGCAGGGGTTGTTCACGTCTGACCAAGACTTGTACACCGATAGCAGGACAAAGGACATTGTCACTAGCTTTGCTGTCAACGAGCATCTCTTCTTCGAGCAGTTTGCCAAGTCGATGATTAAAATGGGGCAATTGACCGTGTTGACGGGCAATGCAGGGGAGATTCGTGCCAATTGCTCGGTGAGGAATGCTGATAATGTCAAGCTGATCAAAACTGTGGTGGAAGAAGAGGAAGCTGCTGAGTTGTAA
- the LOC132184432 gene encoding peroxidase 12-like, whose amino-acid sequence MAGAAASFTSLLLISSLLLAYSHVSALGVEYSSLPLVKGLSWKYYDSSCPKLESIIRKHLKKVFKENIGLAAALLRIQFHDCFVQGCDASLLLHGSTSGPTEQDAPPNLTLRPEGFEVINDLHQLVHDNCGSVVSCADITAIAARDSVFLSGGPDYNLPLGRRDGLTFATRDVTLANLPAPSSNTSVLLDSLATKNLDATDLVALSGGHTIGLGHCAAFIERLYPTQDPTLEKTYAKDLKQVCPTQDSNDTTVLDIRSPNKFDNKYYVDLVNRQGLFTSDQDMYTDSRTKDIVTSFAVDEDLFFEQFAKSIIKMGQLSVLTGNKGEIRANCSVRNSDNIKLASMVDDDDQESASEL is encoded by the exons ATGGCCGGTGCTGCTGCTTCCTTTACCTCTCTTCTTTTGATATCTTCTCTTTTACTAGCTTATTCCCATGTGAGTGCCTTGGGGGTAGAGTACTCCTCTCTCCCTCTGGTGAAGGGGCTCTCATGGAAATATTACGACTCCAGCTGTCCTAAGCTTGAGTCGATTATCAGAAAGCACCTGAAGAAGGTCTTCAAGGAGAACATTGGCCTGGCTGCCGCCTTGCTCCGCATCCAGTTCCATGACTGCTTTGTTCAG GGATGTGATGCTTCGTTGTTGCTTCATGGATCAACCAGTGGACCAACCGAGCAGGATGCTCCTCCCAACCTTACCTTGAGGCCCGAGGGATTTGAGGTCATCAATGATCTCCATCAGCTCGTCCACGATAACTGTGGAAGTGTCGTCTCTTGCGCCGACATCACTGCCATAGCAGCACGTGACTCTGTTTTTCTG TCAGGAGGTCCCGACTACAATTTGCCACTAGGAAGGAGAGATGGTCTAACCTTCGCTACAAGGGATGTAACATTGGCCAATCTTCCCGCACCCTCAAGCAATACTAGTGTCCTTCTCGACTCTTTGGCCACCAAAAACTTGGACGCCACCGATTTGGTAGCCCTCTCCGGCGGCCACACCATCGGCCTCGGCCATTGCGCCGCCTTCATCGAGCGGCTCTACCCGACTCAAGACCCTACACTGGAAAAAACATACGCCAAAGACCTCAAACAAGTTTGTCCCACGCAGGATTCCAACGACACCACGGTGTTGGATATCCGGTCGCCCAACAAGTTTGATAACAAGTACTACGTTGACCTCGTGAACCGGCAGGGGCTGTTCACGTCCGACCAAGACATGTACACGGATAGCAGGACAAAGGACATTGTCACTAGCTTTGCTGTCGACGAGGATCTCTTCTTCGAGCAGTTTGCCAAGTCCATAATTAAAATGGGGCAATTGAGCGTGTTGACGGGCAACAAAGGGGAAATTCGTGCCAATTGCTCTGTGAGGAATTCTGATAATATCAAATTGGCATCTATGGTGGATGATGATGATCAGGAGAGTGCATCTGAATTATGA